From the genome of Papaver somniferum cultivar HN1 chromosome 2, ASM357369v1, whole genome shotgun sequence, one region includes:
- the LOC113349681 gene encoding E3 ubiquitin-protein ligase RFI2-like, whose product MGLGDLDSLDDDEGGNGGGGRKSVVEVSLSYAQCSICLDVIEDNGERSRAKLYCGHEFHLDCIGSAFNSKGVMQCPNCRKIEKGQWLFANGHRSCPELSMDDMVPEEDLYDLSYTEMSFGVQWCPYNGLTRVSSSFEEGDSPSNAYQELLGHHPIFAEHTAPSSVAHSCPYIPYFNPFHSSLNSNESAADRLSFSHHWNGLSGLNDISTTHAFSAVDVPYPSWEHQSPPSFTPSTSHGSSADQASVPSTSLRPTRGDADGQVRPGPFVCPILLGNGSGSRAGSSSASSMVPPYPNNSSRGHERMFQGLHAFHQQQQTNPIGLRAHVPHVRRSSGPRGLAASAGPVTSSSDRTSGFFVFPSSSGSSGQNIQETENQLRTRFYAWERDRFAPFPLVPVDRESNWWGPFHQASSGSDPSSRGSYWHRYGGSERMPSQSRSESSHYQPLHHPSGRMHPFI is encoded by the exons ATGGGTTTGGGAGATCTTGATagcttagatgatgatgaaggtggtaatggtggtggGGGGAGAAAATCAGTAGTAGAGGTTTCTTTATCTTATGCTCAGTGTTCGATTTGTCTTGATGTTATTGAAGACAATGGGGAGAGATCTAGGGCTAAACTTTATTGTGGGCATGAATTTCACCTTG ATTGCATTGGCTCGGCCTTCAATTCAAAGGGAGTAATGCAATGCCCAAACTGTAGAAAAATTGAAAAAGGACAGTGGCTGTTTGCCAACGGCCATCGTTCTTGTCCTGAATTGAGCATGGATGACATGGTACCAGAGGAGGATCTTTATGATCTAAGTTATACTGAAATG TCGTTTGGAGTTCAGTGGTGCCCATACAATGGATTGACTCgggtttcttcttcatttga AGAAGGCGACTCACCATCAAATGCAT ATCAGGAATTACTAGGGCACCATCCTATCTTTGCAGAGCATACAGCTCCATCATCAGTTGCTCATTCGTGCCCATATATCCCATACTTCAACCCATTTCACTCATCTTTAAATTCAAATGAAAGTGCTGCTGATAGGCTCAGTTTCAGTCATCACTGGAATGGTCTGTCAGGGCTCAATGACATCTCAACCACTCATGCCTTTTCGGCTGTGGATGTCCCCTACCCTAGCTGGGAACACCAGTCTCCCCCCTCTTTCACCCCAAGTACCAGTCATGGAAGTAGTGCTGACCAGGCTTCTGTTCCATCAACATCGCTAAGACCCACCCGGGGAGATGCAGATGGTCAAGTAAGACCTGGACCTTTTGTGTGTCCGATTCTTCTTGGTAATGG GTCTGGCTCCAGAGCAGGAAGCTCTTCTGCCTCCTCAATGGTTCCACCATATCCTAACAACAGCTCTCGAGGCCATGAGCGGATGTTTCAGGGTCTCCACGCATTTCATCAACAGCAACAAACAAACCCAATTGGCTTACGTGCGCATGTGCCTCATGTGAGGCGATCCAGTGGTCCAAGGGGTTTAGCAGCTTCTGCAGGCCCAGTGACTTCATCTTCAGATCGTACCAGCGGTTTTTTTGTCTTTCCTTCTTCGTCTGGTTCATCTGGACAGAATATCCAAGAAACAGAGAACCAACTGCGGACCCGCTTCTATGCATGGGAGCGAGATCGGTTTGCTCCATTCCCTTTGGTCCCAGTAGACAGAGAGTCTAACTGGTGGGGTCCGTTCCATCAAGCTTCTAGTGGGTCAGATCCCAGCAGCAGGGGTAGCTATTGGCACAGGTATGGTGGATCCGAAAGGATGCCGTCACAGAGTAGGTCAGAGAGTTCTCACTATCAACCACTTCATCATCCTTCTGGAAGAATGCATCCCTTCATTTGA